A window of Halomonas sp. H10-9-1 contains these coding sequences:
- the cysB gene encoding HTH-type transcriptional regulator CysB: MKLQQLRYIWEVTRHNLNVSATAQSLFTSQPGISKQVRLLEDELGVEIFARSGKHLTRVTPAGQAIVELAGEVLRLTENIKEVAQEFSDERRGSLSLATTHTQARYALPPVIREFTRQYPEVALHMKQGTPKQIAQMVSDGQADFAIATESLELFNDLVLLPCYRWNRCILVPKGHPLTQEAELTLEAIARHPLVTYVFGFTGRSQLDDAFRDKGLTPSVVLTAADADVIKTYVRLGLGVGIVAHMAVDPEQDTDLVALDAGHLFASSTTKIGIRRGTFIRGYMYDFLKGFAPHLEREVVDAALAAGPRHERALFDGVELPLR, from the coding sequence ATGAAACTACAGCAGCTGCGTTACATCTGGGAAGTCACTCGCCATAACCTCAACGTCTCGGCTACCGCCCAGAGCCTGTTCACCTCGCAGCCCGGGATCTCCAAGCAGGTACGCTTGCTCGAGGATGAGCTGGGCGTCGAGATCTTCGCCCGCAGTGGCAAGCACCTGACCCGGGTCACCCCGGCGGGACAGGCGATCGTCGAGCTGGCCGGCGAGGTGCTACGGCTGACCGAGAATATCAAGGAGGTCGCTCAGGAGTTCAGCGATGAGCGCCGCGGCAGCCTGTCGCTGGCCACGACCCACACCCAGGCGCGCTACGCCCTGCCGCCGGTGATTCGTGAGTTCACCCGCCAATATCCCGAGGTGGCCCTGCATATGAAGCAGGGCACGCCCAAGCAGATCGCCCAGATGGTCAGCGATGGCCAGGCCGATTTCGCCATTGCCACCGAGTCGCTGGAGCTGTTCAACGACCTGGTGCTGCTGCCCTGCTATCGCTGGAACCGCTGCATCCTGGTGCCCAAGGGGCATCCGCTGACGCAGGAGGCCGAGTTGACCCTGGAGGCCATTGCGCGCCACCCGCTGGTGACCTACGTGTTCGGCTTCACCGGCCGTTCCCAGCTCGACGACGCCTTCCGCGACAAGGGCCTGACCCCCAGCGTGGTGCTGACCGCCGCCGATGCGGATGTGATCAAGACCTATGTGCGCCTGGGGCTGGGGGTGGGCATCGTCGCCCATATGGCGGTGGATCCGGAGCAGGACACCGACCTGGTGGCGCTGGACGCCGGCCACCTGTTCGCGAGCTCCACCACCAAGATCGGCATTCGTCGCGGCACCTTCATACGCGGCTATATGTACGACTTCCTCAAGGGCTTCGCGCCCCACCTGGAGCGTGAGGTGGTGGATGCCGCCCTGGCCGCCGGGCCGCGCCACGAGCGGGCGCTGTTCGATGGGGTCGAGCTGCCGCTGCGCTAG
- a CDS encoding phosphoadenosine phosphosulfate reductase family protein — MTETLDIINRDLGQDPEALIRWALDQGTRPICTTNFRPFEAVILHMVSRQRPDIPVVWMDHGYNTEATYRFADALVRRLDLNLISYLPRRTRAHREALEGPFPGIDDPHHGAFTQEVKIEPFERALGEMAPDVWFTALRAEDTPERSRMTPASRNAAGLLKVAPLLNWTAKDLYAYLQRHDLPNEFDYFDPTKVEAKRECGLHLQH, encoded by the coding sequence ATGACTGAGACGCTCGACATCATCAACCGCGACCTCGGCCAGGATCCGGAAGCCCTGATCCGCTGGGCCCTGGACCAGGGAACCCGGCCGATCTGCACCACCAACTTCCGCCCCTTCGAGGCGGTCATCCTGCATATGGTGTCTCGCCAGCGGCCGGACATCCCGGTGGTGTGGATGGACCATGGCTACAATACCGAGGCCACCTACCGCTTCGCCGACGCCCTGGTGCGCCGCCTCGACCTCAACCTGATCAGCTATCTGCCGCGGCGCACCCGCGCTCATCGCGAGGCGCTGGAGGGCCCCTTCCCCGGCATCGACGACCCGCATCATGGCGCCTTTACCCAGGAAGTGAAGATCGAGCCCTTCGAGCGGGCCCTCGGCGAGATGGCGCCGGATGTCTGGTTCACTGCCCTGCGCGCCGAGGACACTCCGGAACGCTCGCGCATGACCCCGGCCAGCCGTAACGCCGCCGGCCTGCTCAAGGTAGCACCGCTGCTGAACTGGACGGCGAAGGATCTCTACGCCTACCTGCAGCGCCACGACCTGCCCAACGAGTTCGACTACTTCGACCCCACCAAGGTCGAAGCCAAGCGCGAGTGTGGCCTGCACCTGCAGCACTGA
- the pabB gene encoding aminodeoxychorismate synthase component I, with protein MTAPLQITPHPYRPTPLPAFTRLRGRPGAVLLDSGRPEAPGGRYDILSSDPLAVLEVDAAGHIDGVPELRGLPPFAAQQALLERLTATRSLPESELPFLGGLIGYWSYDLGSLLEPVGQRARAAVALPASRVGLYDWALIQDHQREEAWLVATPARRRQVLEWLSSASVAEIPCRLTAPFVAELDRDAYLARFAAVQRYIRAGDCYQVNLAQRFSAPYRGDLWHAYRRLRQATPTPFAGFMAWPSAHGEQAILSLSPERFLACRDGQVETRPIKGTRPRGDTPESDARLAGELEGSLKDRAENVMIVDLLRNDLGRSCRPGTVRVPQLCGLESYVNVHHLVSVVTGTLSAGRTPLELLAAAFPGGSITGAPKVRAMQIIDELEPSRRSAYCGSLGYVDIRGHMDTSIAIRTAVADRGHLHLWGGGGLVADSEGEAEYQETWDKIRHLMSALTEIGKKE; from the coding sequence ATGACCGCACCACTCCAGATCACGCCGCACCCCTACCGGCCCACCCCACTCCCCGCCTTCACGCGCCTGCGTGGAAGGCCCGGCGCCGTATTGCTGGACAGTGGCCGCCCGGAGGCACCAGGGGGGCGCTATGACATCTTGTCCAGCGACCCGCTGGCGGTGCTGGAGGTGGATGCGGCTGGCCACATCGACGGCGTGCCGGAGCTTCGGGGCCTCCCCCCCTTCGCCGCCCAGCAGGCGCTACTCGAGCGCCTTACCGCGACCCGGTCGCTGCCCGAGAGCGAGTTGCCCTTCCTCGGCGGACTGATCGGCTACTGGAGCTACGACCTCGGCTCACTCCTGGAGCCAGTGGGTCAACGCGCCCGGGCCGCCGTAGCGCTGCCGGCCAGCCGGGTGGGCCTCTACGACTGGGCGCTGATCCAGGATCACCAGCGCGAAGAGGCCTGGCTGGTGGCCACCCCAGCGCGCCGTCGCCAGGTACTCGAGTGGCTGAGCAGCGCCTCGGTTGCCGAGATCCCCTGCCGGCTGACCGCCCCGTTTGTCGCCGAACTCGACCGCGACGCCTACCTGGCACGCTTCGCCGCCGTGCAGCGCTATATCCGTGCCGGCGACTGCTACCAGGTCAACCTGGCCCAGCGTTTCAGCGCGCCCTACCGGGGGGATCTGTGGCACGCCTACCGCCGTCTGCGTCAGGCAACCCCGACGCCCTTTGCCGGTTTCATGGCCTGGCCCTCCGCACATGGCGAGCAGGCGATCCTCTCGCTATCACCGGAGCGCTTCCTGGCGTGCCGCGACGGCCAGGTGGAGACCCGCCCCATCAAGGGCACCCGCCCGCGGGGCGACACCCCCGAGAGCGATGCCCGCCTGGCCGGCGAGCTCGAGGGCAGCCTGAAGGATCGTGCCGAGAACGTGATGATCGTCGACCTGCTGCGCAACGACCTGGGGCGCAGCTGCCGCCCCGGCACGGTGCGAGTGCCCCAGCTCTGCGGCCTGGAGAGCTACGTCAACGTCCACCACCTGGTCAGCGTGGTCACCGGCACGCTTTCCGCCGGGCGCACGCCCCTGGAGCTGCTGGCGGCGGCCTTCCCCGGCGGCTCCATCACGGGTGCGCCCAAGGTGCGCGCCATGCAGATCATCGACGAACTGGAACCGAGCCGGCGCAGCGCCTACTGCGGCAGCCTGGGCTACGTGGATATCCGCGGGCACATGGACACCTCCATCGCCATCCGCACCGCCGTGGCGGACCGCGGTCACCTCCACCTATGGGGCGGCGGCGGCCTGGTGGCCGACTCGGAGGGCGAGGCGGAGTACCAGGAGACGTGGGACAAGATCCGCCACCTGATGTCGGCACTCACGGAGATCGGAAAAAAGGAATAA
- a CDS encoding GntR family transcriptional regulator → MKPAEAETSSPEVRTLAERVFQQLQDAIVRGELAPGSKITEPGLARTYGISRGPLREAMRRLEAHRLIERVPHVGARVVKLSIKELLELFDVREALESMAARLAAEHMTAEEIAGLREVLAMHERQADLKKGEAYYQREGDLDFHYRIVQGSHNHMLVTMLCDDLYYLVRLYRTQFSATGSRPQRAFVEHHRIVDAIEAGDAELAELLMRRHVSASRANVVDRYAASLREQEETTA, encoded by the coding sequence ATGAAGCCAGCCGAAGCCGAAACGTCCAGTCCCGAGGTGCGCACCCTGGCCGAACGCGTATTCCAGCAGCTGCAGGATGCCATCGTCCGCGGCGAGCTGGCGCCGGGCAGCAAGATCACCGAGCCCGGCCTGGCACGGACCTATGGCATCTCCCGCGGACCGCTGCGCGAGGCGATGCGCCGCCTGGAGGCGCATCGCCTGATCGAGCGGGTGCCCCACGTCGGTGCACGGGTGGTGAAGCTCTCCATCAAGGAGCTGCTCGAGCTGTTCGACGTGCGCGAGGCGCTGGAGAGCATGGCCGCCCGCCTGGCGGCCGAGCACATGACCGCCGAGGAGATCGCCGGGCTGCGCGAAGTGCTCGCGATGCACGAGCGCCAGGCCGACCTCAAGAAGGGCGAGGCCTACTATCAGCGCGAGGGTGACCTGGACTTTCACTATCGCATCGTCCAGGGCAGCCACAACCACATGCTGGTGACCATGCTCTGCGACGACCTCTACTACCTGGTGCGGCTCTACCGCACCCAGTTCAGCGCCACTGGTTCGCGCCCGCAGCGCGCCTTCGTCGAGCACCACCGCATCGTCGACGCCATCGAGGCCGGCGACGCCGAACTCGCCGAGCTGCTGATGCGCCGCCATGTCAGCGCCTCCCGGGCCAATGTTGTCGATCGCTATGCCGCTTCCCTCCGGGAACAGGAAGAGACCACGGCCTGA